A region from the Triplophysa rosa linkage group LG4, Trosa_1v2, whole genome shotgun sequence genome encodes:
- the g3bp2a gene encoding ras GTPase-activating protein-binding protein 2 isoform X2 → MVMEKPSPLLVGREFVRQYYTLLNKAPDFLHRFYGRNSSYVHGGLDSNGQLSEAVYGQAEIHKKVMGELSNNGQPMRKFLQTFVLAPEGSVANKFYVHNDIFRYEDEVFGDSEAELEEESEEEINEQEDRQPSPEPLQDSPSNTNYYEPHPVSCSNGVEEAHEEPGMELDSEVSQEPKPEELKTKDEEKDLEEFEEKAPSPVPVESPPNIQEPPKTFSWASVTSKNLPLSGCVPASGSSPLVVKAPNSQPRLEAKTDASSASIRPRDQRIRDRPFVNLRGPRSDGISSSESQTGKPHFSFVNKGKADESSEIDGRRLVRYPDSHQLFVGNLPHDIDENELKDFFMTFGNVVELRINTKGTGGKIPNFGFVVFDDSEPVQRILGTKPIMFRGEVRLNVEEKKTRAMRERETRGGGEDRRDTRRIDRGPGGARGIAGSGNMRDRDGRGPPSRGGAVPKPGVGTGRGTGLSEGRFNAPRR, encoded by the exons ATGGTGATGGAGAAGCCTAGTCCCCTGCTGGTAGGGCGGGAGTTTGTGAGACAATATTACACACTGCTCAATAAAGCACCAGACTTTCTGCATAG ATTTTATGGACGGAACTCATCCTATGTCCATGGTGGACTGGATTCGAATGGACAGCTGTCAGAGGCAGTCTATGGGCAAGCT GAGATACATAAGAAG GTGATGGGAGAACTTTCCAATAATGGACAACCTATGCGGAAGTTCCTTCAGACATTTGTGCTGGCCCCAGAG GGTTCTGTGGCAAATAAGTTTTATGTTCACAATGACATCTTCCGTTATGAGGATGAGGTTTTTGGGGACTCCGAGGCTGAACTTGAAGAAG AATCAGAAGAAGAAATTAATGAGCAGGAAGACAGGCAACCGTCCCCTGAACCCCTCCAGGACAGTCCAAGTAACACAAACTACTATGAACCCCATCCTGTAAG CTGTAGCAATGGTGTGGAAGAAGCACACGAGGAGCCAGGCATGGAGCTGGACTCTGAAGTTTCACAGGAACCCAAGCCTGAGGAGCTGAAGACCAAGGATGAGGAGAAAGATCTTGAGGAGTTTGAGGAGAAGGCACCATCACCAGTTCCGGTAGAATCCCCACCTAACATACAGGAGCCACCTAAG ACTTTCTCTTGGGCGTCTGTGACCAGCAAAAATTTGCCTCTTAGTGGGTGTGTTCCAGCCTCCGGAAGTTCACCCCTAGTTGTTAAAGCACCAAACTCGCAG CCCAGACTTGAGGCTAAGACAGATGCATCATCAGCTTCAATCCGCCCACGTGACCAACGTATCCGTGACAGACCATTTGTAAACTTAAGAGGGCCTAGATCTG ATGGCATATCATCTTCGGAATCTCAAACTGGAAAACCGCATTTCAGCTTTGTAAATAAAG GGAAAGCAGATGAGTCAAGTGAAATTGATGGGAGAAGGCTTGTCCGGTATCCAGACAGTCATCAGCTGTTTGTTGGAAATCTTCCTCATGACATTGATGAGAATGAACTTAAAGACTTCTTCATGA CATTTGGAAATGTTGTTGAGTTACGAATCAACACCAAAGGCACTGGAGGAAAGATACCCAACTTTGGCTTTGTTGTCTTTGATGATTCAGAACCGGTGCAAAGAATTTTAGGGACCAAA CCGATCATGTTCCGCGGTGAGGTGCGTCTCAATGTGGAGGAGAAAAAGACGAGGGCCATGCGTGAACGAGAAACTCGTGGAGGTGGAGAAGATCGTAGGGACACAAGGCGTATTGATCGTGGCCCGGGAGGAGCACGTGGCATTGCTGGAAGTGGTAATATGCGAGACCGTGATGGCCGAGGCCCACCCTCACGAGGTGGCGCTGTACCTAAACCAGGGGTGGGCACTGGTCGGGGCACTGGTCTTAGTGAGGGCCGTTTTAATGCTCCGCGGCGTTGA
- the g3bp2a gene encoding ras GTPase-activating protein-binding protein 2 isoform X1, producing MVMEKPSPLLVGREFVRQYYTLLNKAPDFLHRFYGRNSSYVHGGLDSNGQLSEAVYGQAEIHKKVMSLQFSECHTKIRHVDAHASLNDGVVVQVMGELSNNGQPMRKFLQTFVLAPEGSVANKFYVHNDIFRYEDEVFGDSEAELEEESEEEINEQEDRQPSPEPLQDSPSNTNYYEPHPVSCSNGVEEAHEEPGMELDSEVSQEPKPEELKTKDEEKDLEEFEEKAPSPVPVESPPNIQEPPKTFSWASVTSKNLPLSGCVPASGSSPLVVKAPNSQPRLEAKTDASSASIRPRDQRIRDRPFVNLRGPRSDGISSSESQTGKPHFSFVNKGKADESSEIDGRRLVRYPDSHQLFVGNLPHDIDENELKDFFMTFGNVVELRINTKGTGGKIPNFGFVVFDDSEPVQRILGTKPIMFRGEVRLNVEEKKTRAMRERETRGGGEDRRDTRRIDRGPGGARGIAGSGNMRDRDGRGPPSRGGAVPKPGVGTGRGTGLSEGRFNAPRR from the exons ATGGTGATGGAGAAGCCTAGTCCCCTGCTGGTAGGGCGGGAGTTTGTGAGACAATATTACACACTGCTCAATAAAGCACCAGACTTTCTGCATAG ATTTTATGGACGGAACTCATCCTATGTCCATGGTGGACTGGATTCGAATGGACAGCTGTCAGAGGCAGTCTATGGGCAAGCT GAGATACATAAGAAGGTGATGTCTCTGCAGTTCAGTGAGTGTCACACAAAAATCCGTCACGTTGATGCCCATGCCTCTCTTAATGATGGTGTGGTTGTCCAGGTGATGGGAGAACTTTCCAATAATGGACAACCTATGCGGAAGTTCCTTCAGACATTTGTGCTGGCCCCAGAG GGTTCTGTGGCAAATAAGTTTTATGTTCACAATGACATCTTCCGTTATGAGGATGAGGTTTTTGGGGACTCCGAGGCTGAACTTGAAGAAG AATCAGAAGAAGAAATTAATGAGCAGGAAGACAGGCAACCGTCCCCTGAACCCCTCCAGGACAGTCCAAGTAACACAAACTACTATGAACCCCATCCTGTAAG CTGTAGCAATGGTGTGGAAGAAGCACACGAGGAGCCAGGCATGGAGCTGGACTCTGAAGTTTCACAGGAACCCAAGCCTGAGGAGCTGAAGACCAAGGATGAGGAGAAAGATCTTGAGGAGTTTGAGGAGAAGGCACCATCACCAGTTCCGGTAGAATCCCCACCTAACATACAGGAGCCACCTAAG ACTTTCTCTTGGGCGTCTGTGACCAGCAAAAATTTGCCTCTTAGTGGGTGTGTTCCAGCCTCCGGAAGTTCACCCCTAGTTGTTAAAGCACCAAACTCGCAG CCCAGACTTGAGGCTAAGACAGATGCATCATCAGCTTCAATCCGCCCACGTGACCAACGTATCCGTGACAGACCATTTGTAAACTTAAGAGGGCCTAGATCTG ATGGCATATCATCTTCGGAATCTCAAACTGGAAAACCGCATTTCAGCTTTGTAAATAAAG GGAAAGCAGATGAGTCAAGTGAAATTGATGGGAGAAGGCTTGTCCGGTATCCAGACAGTCATCAGCTGTTTGTTGGAAATCTTCCTCATGACATTGATGAGAATGAACTTAAAGACTTCTTCATGA CATTTGGAAATGTTGTTGAGTTACGAATCAACACCAAAGGCACTGGAGGAAAGATACCCAACTTTGGCTTTGTTGTCTTTGATGATTCAGAACCGGTGCAAAGAATTTTAGGGACCAAA CCGATCATGTTCCGCGGTGAGGTGCGTCTCAATGTGGAGGAGAAAAAGACGAGGGCCATGCGTGAACGAGAAACTCGTGGAGGTGGAGAAGATCGTAGGGACACAAGGCGTATTGATCGTGGCCCGGGAGGAGCACGTGGCATTGCTGGAAGTGGTAATATGCGAGACCGTGATGGCCGAGGCCCACCCTCACGAGGTGGCGCTGTACCTAAACCAGGGGTGGGCACTGGTCGGGGCACTGGTCTTAGTGAGGGCCGTTTTAATGCTCCGCGGCGTTGA